The following proteins are encoded in a genomic region of Calditrichota bacterium:
- a CDS encoding HAD-IIIA family hydrolase, protein MTKNKVKTRDELRDICAELKKSSKKIGFTSGAFDLLHAGHVDYLEQARSMCDVLIVGVNSDESVKSYKGENRPLNSESHRARVVAALQCVDFVFIFNERRNAKNIELLQPDFYFKAGDYSESQLTSKAMVEKYGGKAVLIPVRESVSTTQIIQKIAHGEGAADKFVEETKRTVHLQRKPPKMSPAIFLDRDGTINKEVGYLSDPEDLEFLPTALAGMKKFRDMGYRLVIVTNQGGIGLGYFTKNDFYRVNKRMLTEVSRAGILIDKIYFCPHSLAENCPCRKPNTGLVMRAKEELNIDLKNSFFIGDSPWDIETGKNSGMRTIWIRNDRTADPETWDVKPDFIVDDLLEAAELVLRLEREKSKF, encoded by the coding sequence ATGACGAAAAATAAAGTTAAAACGAGAGACGAATTGCGCGACATCTGCGCTGAATTAAAAAAAAGCAGTAAAAAAATCGGCTTCACTTCTGGCGCCTTTGATTTGCTGCACGCGGGTCATGTGGATTATCTGGAACAAGCGCGCTCAATGTGCGACGTGTTGATTGTTGGCGTCAATTCCGATGAGTCTGTCAAATCCTACAAAGGGGAAAACAGACCGCTCAATTCCGAATCTCACCGCGCGCGCGTCGTGGCTGCGCTGCAATGCGTGGATTTTGTTTTCATTTTCAATGAGCGACGCAACGCTAAAAATATTGAACTTTTGCAGCCTGATTTTTATTTCAAAGCCGGCGATTACAGCGAATCGCAATTAACGTCGAAGGCGATGGTTGAAAAATATGGCGGCAAAGCGGTGCTCATTCCGGTGCGGGAATCGGTTTCCACCACTCAGATCATTCAAAAAATTGCCCACGGCGAGGGTGCCGCAGATAAATTCGTGGAAGAAACCAAGCGCACAGTTCATCTTCAGCGCAAACCTCCGAAAATGTCGCCGGCAATTTTTCTCGACCGGGACGGCACAATCAACAAAGAAGTCGGCTATTTGAGCGATCCGGAAGATTTGGAATTTTTGCCCACCGCACTCGCGGGAATGAAAAAATTCCGCGACATGGGCTACCGGTTGGTAATCGTCACCAATCAGGGAGGCATCGGCCTGGGCTATTTCACAAAAAATGATTTTTATCGCGTGAACAAAAGAATGCTCACTGAAGTTTCCCGGGCTGGCATTTTGATCGATAAAATTTATTTTTGCCCCCACAGTCTGGCGGAAAATTGTCCCTGCCGCAAGCCAAACACCGGTTTGGTCATGCGCGCGAAAGAGGAGTTGAACATCGATTTGAAAAACAGTTTTTTCATCGGTGACTCGCCCTGGGACATTGAAACCGGCAAAAACAGCGGCATGCGCACGATCTGGATCAGAAACGACAGAACCGCTGATCCCGAAACCTGGGATGTAAAACCTGACTTCATCGTCGATGATTTGCTCGA